Proteins found in one Thalassomonas actiniarum genomic segment:
- a CDS encoding AraC family transcriptional regulator, whose translation MNNSHLVPYSFIRRQLGSVLDDSEQALALLARHDIPASALTTQGYIESEKLGSLANSVWRLLDDESAGASHKKLHVGTFKMLCHACSDCKTLRSVIHRTITFFRLLSEEYHFALQVSGEEAIFTLEHQPPIKKANARVGNDYFVLCLAIVFIRWFAWLIDQPIKLERVEFEFSPFAGQQDFEAIFQSKVDFEQPANRLVFAGSLLNQAVVAGAEKLPALLISAPYCFLSHYQVQNSTAEQVRKMLSQSENFSRMKLAELAAKLHYSPATLTRKLKAENTSFMEIKDRTRKHRALTLLRSTGQPITSISYDLGFSEASAFTRAFKKWTGENPQEYRNSYRNS comes from the coding sequence TTGAATAATTCACATTTAGTACCTTATAGCTTTATCCGCCGTCAACTGGGCAGTGTACTCGATGACAGCGAGCAGGCGCTGGCGTTATTGGCCCGTCATGATATTCCTGCCTCGGCATTAACAACACAGGGTTATATCGAGTCGGAAAAACTCGGCAGTTTAGCCAACAGTGTCTGGCGGCTGCTTGATGATGAATCGGCGGGCGCCTCCCATAAAAAGCTGCATGTCGGCACCTTTAAAATGTTATGCCATGCCTGCAGCGACTGTAAAACCCTGAGATCGGTTATTCACCGCACCATCACTTTTTTCCGTCTGCTCAGCGAAGAGTATCATTTTGCTTTGCAGGTTAGCGGGGAAGAGGCGATTTTTACCCTGGAGCATCAACCCCCGATAAAGAAGGCAAATGCCAGGGTCGGTAACGATTATTTTGTTTTGTGCCTGGCGATTGTTTTTATCCGCTGGTTTGCCTGGTTAATTGACCAGCCGATCAAGTTGGAGCGGGTGGAATTTGAATTTTCCCCTTTTGCCGGGCAGCAAGATTTTGAAGCGATTTTCCAGAGCAAGGTGGACTTTGAGCAACCGGCGAACCGCCTGGTGTTTGCCGGCTCACTGCTGAATCAGGCGGTGGTGGCCGGGGCGGAAAAATTACCCGCACTGCTGATCAGTGCGCCCTATTGTTTTTTAAGCCATTACCAGGTGCAAAACAGCACCGCCGAGCAGGTGAGAAAAATGCTGAGTCAGAGTGAAAACTTCAGCCGGATGAAACTGGCTGAGCTGGCGGCAAAGCTGCATTATTCTCCCGCTACTTTGACCCGTAAGCTTAAGGCGGAAAATACCAGCTTTATGGAGATTAAGGACCGTACCCGCAAGCACAGGGCGTTAACTTTGCTGCGCAGTACCGGGCAGCCTATCACCAGTATTTCTTATGATTTAGGTTTTTCCGAGGCATCGGCGTTTACCCGGGCATTTAAGAAGTGGACCGGTGAAAATCCCCAGGAATACCGGAATAGTTACCGCAACAGCTAA
- a CDS encoding acetyl-CoA C-acetyltransferase, with amino-acid sequence MTDAYIFDAIRTPRGRGKANGALHEVKPISLLSNLLKSLEQRNDLDTGQIDDIVIGCVTPVGDQGADIAKTAAIAAGWHDNIGGVTINRFCASGLEAVNTAAMKVRSGWEQLVVAGGVESMSREKMGSDGGAWANDPATNIQTGFMPQGIGADLIATLAGFSREDVDHFAVRSHQKAAAAWQRNAFAGSVIPVVDQNGIEILAKDELIRPESSLESLAKLKPSFAQMGEMGFDDVAREKYHMVETIHHIHTPANSSGIVDGAAVVLIGSAQAGEKHRLTPRAKIVASAIVGTDPTIMLVGPAPAAQKALALAGLTVDDIDLFEVNEAFASVVMRFQQELNVPDEKVNVNGGAIAMGHPLGATGAMILGTLLDELEARQLKRGLVTLCIGGGMGIATIIERVERVEAADASRKQGL; translated from the coding sequence ATGACCGACGCTTATATTTTCGATGCGATACGCACCCCCAGGGGCCGGGGCAAAGCCAATGGCGCCCTGCATGAAGTTAAACCCATCAGCTTATTGTCCAACCTGTTAAAAAGCCTTGAACAGCGCAACGACCTGGATACCGGGCAAATTGACGATATTGTTATCGGCTGTGTGACCCCGGTGGGGGATCAGGGAGCGGATATCGCCAAAACCGCCGCCATTGCCGCCGGCTGGCATGACAATATCGGCGGGGTGACCATCAACCGCTTTTGTGCCTCCGGCTTAGAGGCGGTTAATACCGCTGCCATGAAGGTACGCTCCGGCTGGGAGCAGCTGGTGGTGGCCGGCGGCGTCGAGTCGATGTCGCGGGAGAAAATGGGCTCGGACGGCGGCGCCTGGGCCAATGATCCGGCAACCAATATCCAGACCGGTTTTATGCCCCAGGGCATAGGCGCGGATTTAATCGCTACTTTGGCGGGCTTTAGCCGCGAGGATGTTGATCATTTTGCTGTGCGTTCCCATCAAAAAGCCGCGGCGGCCTGGCAGCGCAATGCTTTTGCCGGTTCGGTGATCCCGGTTGTTGATCAAAACGGCATTGAAATACTGGCAAAAGATGAGTTGATCCGCCCCGAGTCCAGCCTTGAAAGTCTGGCGAAGTTAAAGCCTTCCTTTGCGCAAATGGGGGAGATGGGTTTTGATGATGTTGCCCGGGAAAAATATCATATGGTGGAAACCATTCACCATATCCATACCCCGGCAAATTCTTCCGGCATCGTCGACGGCGCCGCGGTTGTGCTGATCGGCAGTGCTCAGGCAGGCGAAAAACATCGGCTGACGCCGAGGGCAAAAATTGTTGCCAGCGCCATTGTCGGCACAGATCCCACGATCATGCTGGTGGGACCGGCCCCGGCGGCGCAAAAAGCCCTGGCCCTGGCCGGACTGACGGTGGACGACATCGATTTATTTGAAGTCAACGAAGCCTTTGCCTCTGTGGTGATGCGCTTTCAACAGGAATTAAATGTGCCGGATGAAAAAGTTAATGTTAACGGCGGCGCTATCGCCATGGGACATCCGCTGGGGGCGACCGGGGCCATGATATTGGGGACTTTGCTTGATGAGCTTGAAGCCAGGCAGTTAAAGCGCGGCCTGGTGACTTTATGTATCGGCGGCGGCATGGGGATTGCCACTATCATAGAAAGAGTCGAAAGAGTAGAAGCGGCAGATGCTAGCAGGAAGCAGGGGTTATAA
- a CDS encoding 3-hydroxyacyl-CoA dehydrogenase NAD-binding domain-containing protein, with amino-acid sequence MTNIKYQKDSDNIIHLILDRENASANLMDMAFTEDLAAISERLLTEIESSPAVSGVIIRSAKSSFFAGGDLKMLSDAGPGQATDIFAMVESLKASMRKIESCGKPVVGCIGGAAMGGGWELALACHRRLAVNLDNIKLGLPEVTLGLLPGAGGVTRMVRLLGLEKAMPYLLQGKLFNPGKGRELGLIDDLVSSEGDVEANLIERASQWIKARPDLSGPESGINCQPWDIKGYKIPGGTPKDKKLAATLPVTPAIVRRSTQGTLPAPERVLATMVEGAQVDFDSACRIESRYFTELTTGQISKNLINTFWFQLNEIKGGTNRPKDIGKKKPGKVGVLGAGMMGAGIAYSCAIKGIGVVLKDVSLAQAEQGKDYSRKLLDKQIARGRMTPVEAQAILALIQPSQDAGDLSGCEFVIEAVYEDRELKARVTDECEQVLAEDAVFASNTSTLPITGLAQASRRPENFIGMHFFSPVDKMALVEIICGEQTSDKALALCYDLSIALGKTPIVVNDSRGFYTSRVFATYVKEGIALLEDAAGASIENAAYLSGFPVGPLAVTDEVTLTLIDKIAVQTEKDLSMAGKQAQIHPADAILKTMLTLGRSGKASGAGFYDYALPEEKVENKKGKKRLSPELAQFNPDNNSIPLEDIKDRLLFIMALETARCVEEGVLRSSGDGNIGAVFGIGYPKWTGGTLQFINQYGLEAFISRADELCRLYGKRFQVPASLRDMLATGQQF; translated from the coding sequence ATGACAAACATTAAATACCAAAAAGACAGCGATAATATTATTCACCTGATCCTGGACAGGGAAAATGCCTCAGCCAATTTAATGGATATGGCCTTTACCGAAGATTTGGCCGCCATCAGTGAGCGTTTACTGACGGAAATTGAATCATCGCCGGCGGTGAGCGGGGTGATTATCCGCTCCGCCAAGTCGAGCTTTTTTGCCGGTGGCGATCTTAAGATGCTTTCCGATGCTGGCCCTGGGCAGGCAACAGATATTTTTGCCATGGTGGAGTCGTTAAAGGCGAGCATGCGTAAAATTGAAAGCTGCGGCAAACCCGTGGTGGGGTGTATCGGCGGCGCGGCCATGGGAGGCGGCTGGGAGCTGGCACTGGCCTGTCATCGCCGGCTTGCTGTTAATCTTGATAACATTAAGCTGGGATTGCCGGAAGTCACCTTAGGGTTGTTGCCCGGCGCCGGCGGCGTGACCCGTATGGTGCGCCTGCTTGGTTTGGAAAAAGCCATGCCTTATTTACTGCAGGGCAAGTTGTTTAATCCTGGCAAAGGCCGCGAACTTGGTTTGATTGATGATCTGGTCTCAAGTGAAGGAGATGTTGAGGCAAATTTAATCGAGCGCGCAAGCCAGTGGATTAAAGCCCGCCCGGATTTGAGTGGACCTGAAAGCGGCATCAATTGCCAGCCCTGGGATATCAAAGGTTATAAAATTCCCGGCGGTACCCCTAAAGATAAAAAGCTTGCCGCCACCCTGCCGGTAACACCTGCCATTGTCCGGCGCAGCACCCAGGGCACGCTACCGGCGCCGGAGCGGGTGCTGGCCACTATGGTGGAAGGGGCGCAGGTTGATTTTGACAGCGCCTGTCGCATTGAGTCCCGCTATTTTACCGAGCTGACCACGGGGCAAATTTCAAAAAACCTGATCAATACTTTCTGGTTCCAGCTTAATGAAATCAAAGGCGGTACTAACCGTCCGAAAGATATCGGCAAAAAGAAACCGGGCAAAGTAGGGGTCCTGGGAGCCGGGATGATGGGGGCGGGCATTGCCTATAGCTGTGCCATTAAAGGTATCGGCGTGGTGCTTAAGGATGTCAGTTTAGCGCAGGCGGAACAGGGCAAGGACTACAGCCGTAAGCTGCTGGACAAACAAATTGCCCGCGGCCGTATGACGCCGGTCGAAGCACAAGCGATCCTGGCGCTAATCCAGCCGAGCCAGGATGCCGGGGATTTATCCGGCTGTGAATTTGTCATTGAAGCTGTTTATGAAGACCGCGAACTTAAGGCCCGGGTGACCGATGAATGCGAGCAGGTATTAGCAGAGGATGCCGTGTTTGCCTCTAATACTTCGACTTTACCTATCACAGGTTTGGCGCAGGCATCCAGGCGGCCGGAGAACTTTATCGGCATGCACTTTTTCTCGCCGGTGGACAAGATGGCGCTGGTGGAGATCATCTGCGGCGAGCAAACCTCGGACAAGGCACTGGCCCTTTGTTATGACCTGAGTATTGCGCTTGGCAAAACGCCGATAGTGGTCAACGACAGCCGAGGTTTTTATACTTCGCGGGTTTTTGCAACCTATGTCAAAGAAGGCATCGCCCTGCTTGAAGATGCCGCAGGGGCTTCCATTGAAAATGCCGCGTATTTAAGCGGTTTCCCGGTGGGGCCGCTAGCGGTAACCGATGAAGTAACCCTGACCCTGATTGATAAAATTGCGGTGCAAACCGAGAAAGACTTGTCAATGGCGGGTAAGCAGGCACAAATACATCCCGCCGATGCCATTTTAAAAACCATGCTGACACTTGGCCGCAGCGGCAAAGCCTCAGGGGCCGGTTTTTATGATTATGCCCTTCCCGAAGAAAAAGTTGAAAACAAAAAGGGCAAAAAACGCTTAAGCCCGGAGCTGGCGCAATTTAACCCGGACAATAACAGCATCCCGCTTGAAGATATTAAAGACCGTTTGTTGTTTATTATGGCGCTGGAAACGGCGCGCTGTGTGGAAGAAGGGGTCTTGCGCTCAAGCGGCGACGGCAATATCGGCGCGGTATTTGGCATAGGTTATCCGAAATGGACCGGCGGCACCTTGCAGTTTATCAATCAATACGGCCTGGAGGCGTTTATCAGCCGGGCAGATGAACTTTGCCGTTTATACGGCAAGCGTTTTCAGGTGCCTGCTTCCCTGCGCGATATGCTCGCCACCGGGCAGCAGTTTTAA
- a CDS encoding acyl-CoA dehydrogenase family protein: protein MRLKMIELEQELAIFKQTLVRFIDKEIAPFYQTWEQQGIIPKALYKKMAQEGLLCCDLPQEYGGFGVDIHFNMLVAEEIASAGFMSLAANLIVHSDIAAHYLLNIGSEAQKHKYLAKMATGECIGAICMTEPGAGSDLQGMRTTAKKVADGWSISGSKTFITNGQNAALYIVAAKTNFDVAGAKGITLFLVDGDKPGVERGRNLDKLGQHASDTSELFFDNVIVTEQDVLGKVDQGFLGLMHELPRERLACACTAVGHAEGAMALVLEHIKVREAFGAPLAKIQDIRQKIAEMATQIELHRIMISHYKHLLTAKTLTGEQAAMAKYSCTEMEGKVVDMALQMFGGYGYMSEYPISRFYADARVQRIYGGTSEIMKEIIGHGVIGKL from the coding sequence GTGAGGTTAAAAATGATTGAACTGGAGCAGGAACTGGCCATTTTTAAGCAAACCCTGGTGCGTTTTATCGATAAGGAAATAGCCCCTTTTTATCAAACCTGGGAGCAGCAGGGCATTATTCCCAAGGCCTTGTATAAGAAGATGGCACAGGAAGGTTTGCTGTGCTGCGATTTACCCCAGGAGTACGGCGGTTTTGGCGTCGATATTCATTTTAATATGCTGGTGGCGGAAGAAATTGCCAGCGCCGGTTTTATGTCTTTGGCGGCGAACCTGATCGTACATTCTGATATCGCCGCCCATTATCTGCTAAATATCGGCAGCGAAGCGCAAAAGCATAAATACCTGGCAAAAATGGCCACCGGCGAGTGTATCGGCGCTATCTGTATGACGGAGCCGGGGGCGGGCAGTGACTTGCAGGGCATGAGAACCACGGCGAAAAAAGTTGCCGACGGCTGGAGCATCAGCGGCTCGAAAACCTTTATCACTAACGGTCAAAATGCTGCTTTGTATATTGTCGCGGCAAAAACCAATTTTGATGTGGCGGGCGCTAAAGGCATTACTTTGTTTTTGGTGGACGGCGACAAACCCGGTGTTGAGCGCGGACGTAACCTGGATAAACTCGGCCAGCATGCCTCGGATACCTCTGAGTTGTTTTTCGATAATGTGATTGTCACAGAGCAGGATGTGCTGGGTAAGGTGGATCAGGGTTTTTTGGGCTTGATGCATGAATTACCCCGCGAGCGTCTGGCTTGTGCCTGCACCGCTGTCGGCCACGCCGAAGGGGCAATGGCGCTGGTACTTGAGCATATCAAGGTACGCGAGGCCTTTGGTGCGCCGCTGGCGAAAATTCAGGATATCCGGCAGAAAATCGCCGAGATGGCGACACAAATCGAGCTGCACCGCATTATGATCAGCCATTATAAACACTTGCTGACGGCGAAAACGCTCACCGGCGAGCAGGCGGCTATGGCCAAGTACAGCTGTACGGAGATGGAAGGCAAGGTGGTTGATATGGCGCTGCAAATGTTTGGCGGTTACGGATATATGAGCGAATATCCGATTTCGCGTTTTTATGCCGATGCCCGGGTACAGCGCATTTATGGCGGTACCAGTGAGATCATGAAAGAGATCATCGGTCATGGCGTCATTGGTAAGCTGTAA
- a CDS encoding transporter substrate-binding domain-containing protein: MPAPFLLALFMCLFSFTTPCLAARDNKVSVILPFADNDHPPHYLVNDQGEITGGIEADILKAVFSDMAVEFSYIQLKRAAILLQQERYHCISPTPEELRGQAGYYESREFLSIYYNRVMVLASSPFSVNSLASLHDKRLLAFLGASKYLGDDYADLVKRNSRQYREFTHLSMAIPMLFLKRVDALVMDKNVFMYHANKQEYDVFHGKDKVLFYDFFPPSRFTLMCKNKALIDDFDASMKKLRLSGELSKIIERNVNARR; encoded by the coding sequence GTGCCTGCGCCTTTTTTACTCGCCTTGTTTATGTGTTTATTTTCTTTCACTACACCTTGTCTGGCTGCCCGGGACAATAAGGTTTCTGTGATTTTACCTTTTGCCGATAATGATCATCCGCCCCACTATTTAGTCAATGACCAGGGAGAAATTACCGGCGGCATAGAAGCGGATATACTCAAAGCCGTTTTTTCAGACATGGCAGTGGAATTTTCCTATATACAGCTGAAAAGAGCCGCTATTTTATTGCAGCAGGAGCGCTATCACTGCATTTCTCCTACGCCTGAGGAATTAAGGGGGCAAGCGGGCTATTATGAGTCCCGGGAGTTTCTTTCCATTTATTACAACAGGGTGATGGTGCTGGCGTCCTCGCCGTTCTCCGTGAATTCGCTGGCAAGCCTGCATGATAAACGTTTGCTTGCCTTTCTTGGCGCGTCTAAGTATTTAGGGGATGACTATGCCGATTTGGTGAAAAGGAACAGCCGGCAATACCGGGAATTTACGCATTTGAGCATGGCTATCCCTATGCTGTTTTTAAAGCGTGTCGATGCCCTGGTGATGGACAAAAATGTTTTTATGTATCACGCCAATAAGCAAGAATATGATGTTTTCCACGGTAAGGATAAGGTGCTGTTTTATGATTTTTTCCCGCCGAGCCGCTTTACCCTTATGTGTAAAAACAAAGCGTTAATCGATGATTTTGATGCCAGTATGAAAAAACTACGCTTAAGCGGCGAACTGAGCAAGATTATCGAGCGAAATGTGAATGCTCGCCGATAG
- a CDS encoding substrate-binding periplasmic protein, translating into MIKAAVVLLVLSLNGYGFAEPLAQVSLILPFSKNNPPHYFASDEGELKGGIEPDILWKIFTGMKVEMVYYQLNRASILFKSQQEYDCISPAPAQLRGKAGFYESKEIFSSYYNRAIVLASAKLPVTSLMSLQGKEIRAFPGASEYLGEEFAELVKNNKQHYRELSHLIFTIPMLFYKRFDVLIMDEQVFRYHASQLKYDFLKGENKVVFHHLLPVTHYTLMCKNKALIDMFDSRMKKLRESGELDTIIRNNINRQTH; encoded by the coding sequence ATGATAAAAGCGGCTGTGGTTTTATTGGTGTTATCGTTAAATGGCTATGGCTTTGCCGAGCCGCTTGCACAAGTGTCGCTGATTTTGCCCTTTTCAAAAAATAATCCGCCGCATTATTTTGCAAGCGATGAAGGTGAATTAAAAGGCGGCATTGAACCGGATATTTTATGGAAAATCTTCACCGGTATGAAGGTGGAAATGGTTTATTACCAGCTAAACAGGGCAAGCATTTTATTTAAATCGCAGCAGGAGTATGACTGTATTTCCCCGGCCCCGGCGCAGTTGAGGGGCAAGGCAGGCTTTTATGAATCTAAAGAAATATTTTCCAGCTATTATAATCGCGCTATTGTCCTGGCATCGGCGAAGCTGCCGGTCACTTCCTTGATGAGTTTACAGGGCAAGGAGATCCGTGCCTTTCCCGGCGCATCTGAATATTTAGGGGAAGAATTTGCTGAGCTGGTAAAAAATAACAAACAGCATTACCGGGAGCTGAGTCATCTTATTTTCACTATTCCAATGCTTTTTTATAAACGTTTTGATGTGCTTATTATGGATGAACAGGTATTCAGGTACCATGCAAGCCAGCTCAAGTATGACTTTCTCAAGGGAGAGAATAAAGTTGTCTTTCATCATCTTTTACCGGTCACCCATTATACCCTGATGTGTAAAAATAAGGCGTTAATAGACATGTTTGACTCAAGGATGAAAAAGCTGCGTGAAAGCGGTGAACTCGATACTATTATTCGCAATAATATCAATAGGCAAACTCATTGA
- a CDS encoding nitric-oxide reductase large subunit, whose translation MKSTKRIWQALFAVFICSFSVLLYLGSEIYQEAPPIPERIQSESGKVIFTKEDIEQGQLVWRSMGGHQNGSIWGHGSLLAPDWNADWLHREALASLELLAKAVYNESYNDLTVPQQKYLQAQLQQDIRTNRYNPATGEITVSDNRAQVILSLSRYYQGLFSANPQFTALREQYALKEGVLKDEQRAYRLSAFFFWSTWATVTERPGKDISYTSNWPYEPLVANEPDGDLLGWSMFSIILMIAGIGALVWYHASLKHEPLPTPSKTDPLLSLDIKPSQRAVFKYFLTAIGLFLLQITLGGITAHYAVEGQEFYGYPLAEILPYAVTRTWHTQLAVFWIATAWLGTGLFIAPALSNHEPKFQKLGVNVLWVALLVVVLGSMFGEWYAAQQIWDLDTSYWFGHQGYEFVDLGRIWQILLLAGLLIWLALITRAILPALSHQHEHRPVVMVLFLSSIAIGLFYGVGLMMGKHTHLAIAEYWRWWVVHLWVEGFFETFAAAVVSLLFVRLGLIRAKSANTTVLFTTVIFLTGGIIGTLHHLYFGGTPTSVIAWGASFSALEVVPLALIGFEAFESYKLGQASPWMTRYKWAIMFFVACSFWNLVGAGVFGFLINPPISLYYIQGLNITALHAHTAFMGVYGMLGIGLILFCVRPMVAEHYWNDKLLKYAFWTLNLGLAMMAFMSLLPVGVIQFNAVMEQGYWYARSPEIIHSAAVESLVWWRLPGDVVFAGGGGFIILFMLNALRSFLPQKAAAELTLNRE comes from the coding sequence ATGAAATCAACTAAACGCATTTGGCAAGCACTCTTTGCCGTCTTTATCTGCTCCTTTAGCGTACTGCTCTACCTTGGCAGTGAAATCTACCAGGAAGCGCCCCCTATTCCAGAGCGGATCCAAAGCGAAAGCGGCAAGGTCATCTTTACCAAAGAAGATATCGAGCAGGGGCAACTGGTATGGCGCTCCATGGGAGGACACCAAAACGGCTCTATCTGGGGCCACGGCAGTTTGCTCGCTCCCGACTGGAATGCCGACTGGCTGCACCGTGAAGCCCTGGCTTCACTAGAGCTTTTGGCCAAAGCCGTCTATAACGAAAGCTATAATGACCTAACCGTGCCGCAGCAAAAATATCTGCAGGCACAGTTACAGCAGGATATCCGCACTAACCGTTATAATCCCGCCACCGGTGAGATCACCGTCTCCGACAACAGGGCACAGGTGATTTTATCCCTGAGCCGCTACTACCAGGGCCTATTTAGCGCCAACCCGCAATTTACCGCCTTGCGCGAGCAATATGCGTTAAAAGAAGGGGTGCTTAAGGATGAACAACGCGCCTACCGCTTAAGCGCCTTTTTCTTCTGGAGCACCTGGGCCACGGTCACCGAGCGTCCGGGCAAAGACATCAGCTATACCAGTAACTGGCCTTATGAGCCGCTGGTCGCCAACGAGCCGGACGGCGATCTGCTCGGCTGGTCGATGTTCTCCATTATTTTGATGATCGCCGGCATCGGCGCCCTGGTGTGGTACCATGCCAGCTTAAAACATGAGCCGCTGCCGACACCGTCAAAAACAGACCCGCTGTTATCCCTGGACATCAAACCGTCGCAACGTGCGGTCTTCAAATATTTCCTCACCGCTATCGGTTTGTTTCTACTGCAAATCACCCTCGGCGGCATTACCGCCCACTACGCAGTGGAAGGCCAGGAATTTTACGGCTACCCGCTGGCAGAAATCCTGCCCTATGCCGTGACCCGCACCTGGCACACCCAGCTGGCGGTATTCTGGATAGCCACCGCCTGGCTCGGCACCGGCTTGTTTATTGCCCCCGCACTGTCCAACCACGAGCCGAAATTTCAGAAACTCGGCGTCAATGTGCTCTGGGTCGCCCTGCTGGTGGTGGTTTTAGGCTCCATGTTCGGCGAATGGTATGCGGCGCAGCAAATCTGGGACTTAGACACCAGTTACTGGTTCGGCCATCAGGGTTATGAGTTCGTCGATCTCGGCCGTATCTGGCAAATCTTATTGCTGGCAGGTTTGCTGATCTGGCTTGCCCTGATCACCCGCGCCATCTTACCCGCCCTGAGCCATCAGCACGAACACAGGCCTGTGGTCATGGTACTGTTTTTATCTTCCATCGCCATCGGCCTGTTCTACGGCGTTGGCTTGATGATGGGCAAACATACCCATCTCGCCATCGCCGAATACTGGCGCTGGTGGGTAGTACACCTGTGGGTGGAAGGCTTCTTTGAAACCTTTGCCGCCGCCGTGGTGTCATTATTATTTGTCCGCCTTGGCCTGATACGGGCAAAATCCGCCAATACCACGGTACTCTTTACCACGGTCATTTTCCTCACCGGCGGCATTATCGGCACCCTGCACCATTTATATTTTGGCGGTACGCCGACCTCGGTTATCGCCTGGGGCGCCTCTTTCTCCGCCCTGGAAGTGGTGCCGCTGGCGCTGATAGGTTTCGAAGCGTTCGAGAGTTACAAACTCGGCCAGGCATCCCCCTGGATGACACGTTATAAATGGGCCATTATGTTCTTCGTTGCCTGCTCCTTCTGGAACCTGGTGGGGGCCGGTGTCTTTGGCTTCTTAATCAACCCGCCGATCTCGCTATATTATATCCAGGGGCTAAACATCACCGCCTTACACGCCCATACCGCCTTTATGGGGGTCTACGGCATGCTGGGAATAGGCTTGATCCTGTTCTGCGTCCGCCCTATGGTTGCTGAACATTACTGGAACGATAAACTGCTCAAATACGCCTTCTGGACCTTAAACCTGGGTTTGGCAATGATGGCCTTTATGTCGCTGTTGCCGGTAGGGGTGATCCAGTTTAATGCGGTGATGGAGCAAGGTTACTGGTATGCACGCTCCCCTGAAATCATCCACAGCGCTGCGGTAGAAAGCCTGGTGTGGTGGCGCTTACCCGGCGATGTCGTCTTTGCCGGTGGCGGCGGCTTTATTATCCTGTTTATGCTCAATGCCCTGAGAAGCTTTTTACCGCAAAAAGCAGCAGCAGAACTAACACTCAACCGGGAATAA
- a CDS encoding methyl-accepting chemotaxis protein encodes MQSLFFRMRLIHWLGAIGLFFNALLYTEQTFSQVLQYVVVVLLVIHDLDEKHWGVDSLRKITAYMGYFEQKNLSVACDINSDYNSEMGKILKVINAFRENVQKTLLGIKAQADSSEQVAQVLTTKTSSIAQRISQQDLRVGTISQKCQTLDEYSLTLQGKAKDTESRVHQTKQGLQETSRSMEAMAGMVRLYVSSSESLSGKFDALSEQATSIASVVSVINTIAEQTNLLALNAAIEAARAGEHGRGFAVVADEVRQLANSTQSSLLEINRIITNITEAVAQADEEVKLQSQNLSQLSDHSRVSQEEITRACENIDSILQLLGGHANREDVDIRHIHVLVTQVVEEITILRQLSGSNADDCRELTLEGQRLEGVTREIVAQLETFII; translated from the coding sequence ATGCAATCATTATTTTTTAGAATGCGCCTGATCCACTGGTTGGGAGCCATAGGTTTGTTTTTTAATGCCCTGCTCTATACCGAGCAAACATTTTCTCAGGTGCTGCAGTATGTTGTGGTGGTTTTACTGGTGATCCACGATCTGGACGAGAAGCACTGGGGGGTAGACTCTTTAAGGAAGATCACCGCCTATATGGGCTATTTCGAACAAAAAAATCTTTCGGTCGCCTGTGACATTAACAGCGACTATAACAGTGAAATGGGAAAGATCTTAAAGGTTATCAATGCTTTTCGGGAGAATGTTCAAAAGACACTTTTGGGGATCAAAGCCCAGGCGGACAGTTCGGAACAAGTAGCGCAGGTATTGACGACAAAAACATCGAGTATTGCCCAGCGGATATCGCAGCAGGATTTAAGGGTCGGCACCATTTCCCAGAAATGCCAAACCCTGGATGAATACTCTCTGACCCTGCAGGGAAAAGCCAAAGATACCGAATCTCGGGTGCATCAAACCAAGCAGGGCTTGCAAGAAACGAGTCGTAGCATGGAAGCCATGGCGGGTATGGTTCGCCTTTATGTCAGCAGCAGTGAAAGCCTCAGTGGTAAATTTGATGCCTTGTCGGAGCAGGCGACATCAATTGCCTCTGTGGTGTCGGTGATCAATACCATAGCGGAGCAGACGAATTTACTGGCCCTTAATGCCGCTATAGAAGCTGCCCGGGCAGGGGAGCATGGCCGCGGTTTTGCCGTGGTGGCAGATGAAGTCAGGCAGTTGGCCAATTCCACTCAAAGCAGTTTGCTGGAAATTAACCGTATCATCACCAATATCACCGAGGCGGTTGCACAGGCAGATGAAGAAGTGAAATTACAGTCGCAAAACCTGTCACAACTTTCGGATCATTCCCGGGTGAGCCAGGAAGAAATTACCCGGGCTTGTGAAAATATCGACAGCATTTTACAGTTACTCGGCGGACATGCAAACCGGGAAGATGTCGATATCCGACATATCCATGTTCTGGTGACACAAGTGGTTGAGGAAATAACCATCTTGCGCCAGCTTTCCGGCTCAAATGCCGATGATTGCCGGGAGTTGACGCTAGAAGGTCAACGCCTGGAAGGGGTAACCCGGGAAATTGTTGCCCAGCTTGAGACTTTTATTATTTAA